The nucleotide sequence TTGCGGCGATCTTGCGCCGGCTCGACGTTAGCGACGGCGTGCTCGTCGGGCACTCGATGGGCGGGTTCGTCACGATCCGCGCGATGATCGAGCACCCCGAGCTCGGACAGCGGCTGCGCGGGCTGGTGTTGTTGGCCACCTGGGCGGGCCGGGTGCTGGAGGGGGCGCCGCAGAACCGAGTGCAGATCCCGCTGATGCAGAGCGGCGTGCTGCAAGCGCTGGTGCGCAGCCGAACCCTTGCGGTGCTGCTGGGCGCCGCGCAATGCGGGGCGCGGCCCTCGCCGGCCATGATTTCGGTCTTCGTCGAGGGGTTCAGGCGACACCTGGGGGACCACGGACCGCTGCTACCGATCCTGCGGGCCTTTTCGCGCGAAGACCGCTACCCGCGGCTCGGGGAGATCGCCGTGCCGACGGTGGTGATGGTCGGCTCCGCCGATCGCACCACCCCGCCGACTCATTCGCAACGGATGGCCGCGGGTATCCCCGGCGCGCGACTGGTCACGGTGCCTGACGCGGGCCACCTGCTGAACTGGGAGGCGGTCGACGAGCTGGTCGAGGTCGTGGAATCCTTTCCCGCACAAACGATTTCGGGATAGCCAGGCGCCCGTCCGGCGGCGGGACGTGTTGAATCACCACCGCGTGCCTATTGACCTGTTTAGCCGCGCCAAAAGGGTCAATTCGGCGATATACGCAGAAGGAGGATAGACATGACTCGCTCGGACGGCAATCTGGAGTCCCCCCTTGACATGCAGGTGCGGGCGGCGGATGACGCGTCTCACGTTGGCCAGCGTGTCGCGCGGGTGCGGCTGCAGACGAAAGAGGCCCAGCGATCCGCGGCGCAGAGCTTCGAGGAGTCGGCTGAGTGCCATGACCGAACCGCCGAATCTTACGAAAGACTCGCCGAGGCCACGCGGAGCCGGGACGACTACCGTGACCATGCGGCCCGCCACCGTGAGTTCGCGCAAGAAGACCGGCGCCTGGCGGTCCGGTTGCGACAAATGGCAGATGGTTGACGGCGCCCCGGCCGGTCAGCACTCCGCGTAGGACAACAACACGTTGGACGAAAACGACAGGGCCATCTGCATGTTGTTCTGGCCCGGGCCGGGTAGTGCCGCCAGCCACTGATTCACCTGCTCAGCCGACTCGCCGTGGCGGAACATGGAGCAAACCTGGTGCGCGGTGCGCAACATTTGTTGAGAGTCCGTGATCACCCACCCGTCGGCGCGCTGCCGGGCGAAGAAGGCTTGGTCCTCGGCCGTCAGGACCGGGACCGTGGGCTGGACCGACGGCCGCGGCGCCGCGGCATGGGTGGCGGTCGGTTCGGGCGGCGCGGCGACGGTGACCGTCGTCGTGGACGGCGCGGCCTGCACGGTCACCGTGTGCGGGGGTGCCGGCACCGACACCGTCGAAATGGCGGGCTGGCGGTGCGTCAACGCCCAAATCGAACTGCCCATGGCCAGGATGACCATGGCGATCACCGCGGCGACGAGCAGGACGGACGCCGACTGCGCCCAGGCCAGGCCCCACGGCGGGCGGTGCACT is from Mycobacterium conspicuum and encodes:
- a CDS encoding alpha/beta fold hydrolase, whose amino-acid sequence is MNRRAVGAVALFGLAGWGGVRALVARIERNPDPFTREQLMAEPQGEEILITRPDGTQLRALVAGQGPPVVFVHGYTADIAEWNVVWDKLVAKGFRVIAFDQRGHGRSTLGSDGIGSAPMAEDVAAILRRLDVSDGVLVGHSMGGFVTIRAMIEHPELGQRLRGLVLLATWAGRVLEGAPQNRVQIPLMQSGVLQALVRSRTLAVLLGAAQCGARPSPAMISVFVEGFRRHLGDHGPLLPILRAFSREDRYPRLGEIAVPTVVMVGSADRTTPPTHSQRMAAGIPGARLVTVPDAGHLLNWEAVDELVEVVESFPAQTISG
- a CDS encoding DUF732 domain-containing protein; this translates as MTETPGAGDDEGATMAASAWAWSQADETEAVHRPPWGLAWAQSASVLLVAAVIAMVILAMGSSIWALTHRQPAISTVSVPAPPHTVTVQAAPSTTTVTVAAPPEPTATHAAAPRPSVQPTVPVLTAEDQAFFARQRADGWVITDSQQMLRTAHQVCSMFRHGESAEQVNQWLAALPGPGQNNMQMALSFSSNVLLSYAEC